The following are encoded in a window of Flavobacterium sp. WC2421 genomic DNA:
- the nuoK gene encoding NADH-quinone oxidoreductase subunit NuoK: MNNILNEIGIENYIFLSVILFSIGVFGVLYRRNAIIVFMSIEIMLNAVNLLFVAFSTYHQDAQGQIFVFFSMAVAAAEVAVGLAILVSIFRNLGSIDINNLKNLKG, translated from the coding sequence ATGAACAATATTTTAAATGAAATAGGCATCGAAAACTATATCTTCCTTTCTGTGATACTTTTTAGTATTGGAGTTTTCGGAGTATTATATAGACGTAATGCCATCATCGTATTTATGTCAATCGAAATTATGCTTAATGCTGTCAATCTTTTGTTTGTTGCTTTTTCTACTTACCATCAAGATGCACAAGGACAAATTTTTGTATTTTTCTCTATGGCCGTGGCCGCTGCCGAGGTTGCTGTAGGATTAGCAATACTAGTTTCGATATTTAGAAATTTAGGTTCAATTGACATCAATAATTTAAAAAACTTAAAAGGATAA
- a CDS encoding NADH-quinone oxidoreductase subunit J, with product MSTILIIFCVLAAITLSTAFLTIFSRNPIHSALYLVVCFFSIAGHYLLLNSQFLAVVHIIVYSGAIMILFLFTIMLMNLNKENEVHKPRITRLGAIVSFCLICLVLLAVFINSKPITGEYDFTGEDYQSIKVLGKVLLNEYMVPFEFASILLLVAMIGTVLLSKKEKTEK from the coding sequence ATGTCAACTATACTTATTATATTTTGTGTTTTAGCTGCCATCACATTGTCAACTGCATTTTTGACAATCTTTAGCAGAAACCCAATTCACAGTGCGCTATATCTTGTTGTTTGTTTTTTCTCGATTGCAGGACATTATTTATTATTGAACTCACAGTTTCTAGCAGTAGTTCATATCATAGTATACTCGGGAGCAATTATGATTTTGTTTCTATTCACGATCATGTTAATGAACTTGAATAAAGAAAATGAAGTTCATAAACCTAGAATCACTCGTTTAGGAGCTATTGTTTCCTTTTGTTTGATTTGCTTGGTTCTACTTGCTGTTTTCATCAACTCGAAACCAATTACTGGTGAATACGACTTTACTGGTGAAGATTACCAATCAATAAAAGTTTTAGGAAAAGTACTATTGAATGAGTACATGGTTCCATTCGAATTTGCCTCTATCTTGCTTTTAGTAGCAATGATTGGAACGGTTCTATTGTCTAAAAAAGAAAAAACAGAGAAATAA
- a CDS encoding NADH-quinone oxidoreductase subunit I: MSIEAISLSGRKKQVSNKEMSFLERMYIVAIVKGLMITIKHLFTRKVTIQYPEQVREMSPVYRGQHMLKRDEQGRENCTACGLCALSCPAEAITMKAEERKPEEKHLYREEKYASIYEINMLRCIFCGLCEEACPKDAIYLTTSKVLVPSSYEREDFIFGKDKLVMPLDIAMKNAQLKNAN, from the coding sequence ATGTCAATAGAAGCCATATCCTTATCGGGAAGAAAAAAGCAAGTCTCTAATAAAGAGATGAGTTTTTTGGAAAGAATGTACATTGTTGCAATTGTCAAGGGTTTGATGATTACAATCAAGCATTTATTTACAAGAAAAGTTACGATTCAATATCCAGAACAAGTACGTGAAATGAGTCCCGTTTACCGTGGTCAACACATGTTGAAACGCGATGAGCAAGGAAGAGAAAACTGCACTGCTTGTGGATTATGCGCTTTATCATGCCCTGCGGAAGCAATTACCATGAAAGCCGAAGAACGTAAGCCGGAAGAAAAACATTTGTACCGTGAAGAAAAATATGCTTCGATTTATGAAATCAATATGTTGCGTTGTATTTTTTGTGGTTTGTGTGAGGAAGCTTGTCCAAAAGACGCTATTTACCTGACTACTTCAAAAGTATTGGTTCCTTCCAGTTATGAAAGAGAAGATTTTATTTTTGGAAAAGATAAATTGGTTATGCCATTAGATATCGCAATGAAAAATGCACAACTTAAAAACGCCAACTAA